The Deltaproteobacteria bacterium DNA segment TCGCCTCCAGCTCTGTCTTCAGGCACCTGTACTGCCTCTCGATCCCCTCCCTCTCCTTGTAGATGGACAGCATCTCGTCCCATTCCATTCTCTTGGAAGCGATCAGAATGATCTTTCCGAAGCGGTTCACCGCCTGGGAGATGGCGTTCTTCCTCCTGGTCAGGGAGATCGTCCTCTCTTCCACGTGAACATTGAAGTACCGCTTGAATTTCCCCAGCACGATGTCCGAGTGCCTGTACGGGTCACCCCTCACCGTCTTCCCGTTCAATGCCGTCTCAAGGTCCATCAGGCGGTTGTAGAAGCTCTCGGCCTCCTCCCCTCTGGCGACCTCGTTGAGGAGGAGACTATGCATTGAAAGGAGTTATTCAACACAGTTGTGTGCCGAGGTACACAGAAATCAGGGGCCGCTATCTATAAATAAAAGTCATGGATTGCATAGCATTTGTAAGACGATTTTGACGGTTTCTGGCGAACAACATCCCTCTCAAGGTGAGGAAGGACGGGGCCGGCAAGGACGATTTGCTGGTCGGCTGCGAAATCGAAAGGGGCACAATAGATGATTACGTCGAGAAGCAAACGGATGATGCAAAAAGCCTTCAAAAAGACCTTGTACCGGTTCACCGAGATACCCGGACCCAGCTTCGGACCAGAAGCCTTCGGAATCTATGTCCACGTACCGTTCTGTCTCTCAAAGTGCTCTTTCTGCCCCTTCTACAAGGAGATCTTTACCGAGGAGTGGAAGACTGCATATCTAGCCTAACACACTCTCCACGGACGAACTTGGCGAGATTCTTGGGAGTATCCGGAACAAGGTCCAGATCGACGTTGCAGGGGTCGAGTTACTCCCGGCTCTTCTCACACCCAAGTATCTTAAGAGCCTGGCAGGGGCTGGGTTCACAAAGGTAAGCATCGGCGTGGAGAGCTTCGCGCCCAGCGTAATCGCCAACACCGGGAGGCGGGTCAAGGGCGCGGAGCACACGGAGGAGATGATAAAGATATCGAGATCTCTCGGATTGTTCGTTAACACGGATATGATGGTTGGGCTCCCTCGCCAGGATGCAGGCATCTTCATGGAGGATATCAACAGGATAGGGTCGATGCTCCCGGACCAGGTCACCATCTACCCCTTCATGACGCTTAGAGGGCTCAGGGCCACCGAACCAGGGATGTCTCCGCGGGAACAGTTCTTGCTGATCGAGCAGGCAGGCAAGGCCTTGGCCCAGAGGGGTTATGAGCGGAAGGCTGTATGGACATTCGCGTTCAGCGATGATGTATACGACTCATCGAGAGATGAACTCACGGAGGACTACGCCGGGTTTGGTCCTTCTGCCTTCTCTACCTACGGCACTTGGAAGGTGGTCAACCCTGAACTGGATGCCTACGTCAAGAGCATGGGTCAGGGCCAGAGGGTTGGTTTCGTTGCATCGAAGGGCAGGGCGAGTGATGGATGGCGGAGGTTCGCAAGGATGATCTACGATCTTAGGCTGAACGGGTCGGACCTGCCTTTCGGGATAAGGCTGTTCACCGGGGTCCTGAGGCTCTGTGGTCATGGTAAGCGGGGGATGCTGACACGGAAAGGTGTGATGTTTGCCCACGAGATATCCAAGACCGTTGTAGAGTCACTGCCCTTCCCCCTACAGAATCCTGGTTGTGTCGAGAATTATGACGAATACCTTTCCTACAAGGAAGATGGGGAGGTGAAGAGAGATAGTATGTCTGAAACCTAGGTGAGGGTTGGCAAGATCCTGTACTACTGTTTATGATATGTGTACTGCTGGTGTCGTCCATTCAGGCGATTATTAAGATGAAGCAGGGGTTTTCGATGATCTCAGCCTCGTTTCTTGCAGGGCCTTTAGGACATTCAATCGGTGGGTTGTGGGGTGCTTGTTCAGCAATCATTTCCTAGCACAGACATGGCTCCCCTTGTTCGACATGTCGCTGTATCGCTTGAGAGCTCTGGGCAACTGGGGGACTTGACCACGCTCTCCAGATTGTAGGCTACGCTTGTCCCCCGCAACAGACGCAACAGAGGCGACAGACCTCGCTGTGTCTTTATTGGCTCGTAGAGACATGTTCTTGGCCGGTCTTCTTGTTTAGGATCTCGTTGACTAGTTGCAAAGAGATGGGTGTTTCGATAGGTCAACCTCTGCATCGTCTATCCTTCCCTTGATCTGCCCTCGCCGGTGATCCAAGGGTTGGTCCATGCGGTGAAAATCTCCGAAGAACTCCTTTCGCGTATCTGGAAGAGCGGGGGCCGAGACGCGAAACCCTTATCAGTGGCGTGCCATCGATTATGGTCCATAAGTCAGTATGATTGTCAAGACGAGAAGGTGCCCCGATGGTGAAGGAGCAATATTGTCGGTGGACGCTTGTCGTTCCCGAGGGGTCCCTTTCTGACGAGGCGGTCAGGCTATCCGTGGAGGACCTCAGGCAGGTGGCGGCTGATCTGGGTCTCGATATGGGCCTTACCATCGATACGGAGGAGCCGCCAGGAAACGCCATCGTCCTAGGTGGCTGCTCTAGGAACCGAGTTACCAATATTCTGGCCGGAAAGGGACTGGTCCGGCT contains these protein-coding regions:
- a CDS encoding transposase yields the protein MHSLLLNEVARGEEAESFYNRLMDLETALNGKTVRGDPYRHSDIVLGKFKRYFNVHVEERTISLTRRKNAISQAVNRFGKIILIASKRMEWDEMLSIYKEREGIERQYRCLKTELEA